In Amia ocellicauda isolate fAmiCal2 chromosome 5, fAmiCal2.hap1, whole genome shotgun sequence, a genomic segment contains:
- the LOC136749415 gene encoding uncharacterized protein LOC136749415 isoform X2, whose product MERASTMEPAVERRAQRSQPGDPQLIFLGQNDVQRVLEVYVKRTLSLNDGQMDSRQAERRSRRWGTMVESHSKLAVRRASSDSSVHLEPEKNWEVVSEQDLFASPAVAQDGSMERGKKDTKTSKKMKKASFFKSFMNLFTKKEGEDKEDAELHLEETRCSEPPPTPESPPAAVTCLPIPRQGPAHPPALRAAKSLKKKNSFKRFSFKREDEGKARVLKKPSSLALNVTVHKPEVIPPVAPNNEPRVQQYYEKLSEEMQRIVKEVKDSPDEVMESVTSSIEADCTTKEEEIIQQIVSCLQKSGDDINGKLKESASLRSFFQSLTYSSFRELADRYVETELHVEKTPQAPPLELVKFAVTLDFTAKVAGICNHTVGRIMGFGNQYLQDRFTQYKNGRALDSNFNTTDTMQSPD is encoded by the exons ATGGAAAG GGCTTCCACAATGGAGCCGGCAGTGGAGCGGAGAGCACAGAGGAGCCAGCCAGGGGACCCCCAGCTGATCTTCCTGGGGCAAAACGATGTCCAGAGGGTGCTAGAAGTGTATGTGAAACGCACCTTGAGCCTCAACGATGGTCAGATGGACAGCAGGCAGGCGGAGAGGAGATCCCGCAGGTGGGGCACCATGGTGGAAAGCCATAGCAAGCTGGCCGTTCGAAGGGCGTCTAGCGACTCCTCGGTGCACTTGGAGCCTGAAAAGAACTGGGAGGTGGTCTCGGAACAGGATCTCTTCGCCAGCCCTGCAGTTGCCCAGGACGGCTCCATGGAGCGGGGGAAGAAGGACACCAAGACCTCCAAGAAGATGAAGAAGGCATCCTTTTTTAAGAGCTTCATGAACTTGTTTACGAAGAAGGAAGGCGAAGACAAGGAGGACGCGGAGCTCCACCTGGAGGAGACCAGATGCTCCGAACCGCCTCCCACCCCAGAGAGTCCCCCCGCTGCGGTGACGTGTCTGCCCATTCCCCGGCAGGGTCCTGCACATCCCCCTGCTCTCCGTGCAGCCAAATCCCTCAAGAAGAAGAACTCCTTCAAGAGATTTTCTTTCAAGAGGGAGGATGAAGGAAAGGCCAGAGTGCTGAAGAAGCCCTCCTCCCTTGCTCTCAATGTCACTGTGCACAAGCCAGAGG TCATTCCCCCAGTCGCTCCGAACAACGAACCCCGGGTACAGCAGTACTATGAAaagctgtcggaagagatgcagCGGATTGTGAAAGAGGTGAAAGACAGCCCAGATGAGGTGATGGAAAGTGTGACTAGCAGCATTGAGGCGGACTGCACAACTAAGG AAGAAGAAATCATTCAACAGATCGTCAGTTGTCTTCAAAAGAGCGGGGATGACATCAATGGAAAG CTGAAGGAGAGCGCCAGCCTGAGATCTTTCTTCCAGAGTCTGACCTACTCCTCGTTCCGGGAGCTGGCGGATCGCTACGTGGAGACCGAACTCCATGTCGAGAAAACCCCACAGGCACCCCCCCTGGAGCTGGTCAAGTTCGCCGTCACTCTGGACTTCACGGCCAAAGTGGCGGGGATCTGCAACCACACCGTCGGCCGCATCATGGGCTTCGGAAACCAGTACCTACAGGACCGCTTCACCCAGTACAAGAACGGGAGGGCACTG GACTCAAATTTCAACACAACAGACACCATGCAGAGTCCTGACTGA
- the LOC136749415 gene encoding uncharacterized protein LOC136749415 isoform X1 → MRRPSALSSHGTSGFECTSRASTMEPAVERRAQRSQPGDPQLIFLGQNDVQRVLEVYVKRTLSLNDGQMDSRQAERRSRRWGTMVESHSKLAVRRASSDSSVHLEPEKNWEVVSEQDLFASPAVAQDGSMERGKKDTKTSKKMKKASFFKSFMNLFTKKEGEDKEDAELHLEETRCSEPPPTPESPPAAVTCLPIPRQGPAHPPALRAAKSLKKKNSFKRFSFKREDEGKARVLKKPSSLALNVTVHKPEVIPPVAPNNEPRVQQYYEKLSEEMQRIVKEVKDSPDEVMESVTSSIEADCTTKEEEIIQQIVSCLQKSGDDINGKLKESASLRSFFQSLTYSSFRELADRYVETELHVEKTPQAPPLELVKFAVTLDFTAKVAGICNHTVGRIMGFGNQYLQDRFTQYKNGRALDSNFNTTDTMQSPD, encoded by the exons ATGCGCCGACCCAGCGCCCTGTCGTCACACGGTACTTCCGGGTTCGAGTGCACTAGTCG GGCTTCCACAATGGAGCCGGCAGTGGAGCGGAGAGCACAGAGGAGCCAGCCAGGGGACCCCCAGCTGATCTTCCTGGGGCAAAACGATGTCCAGAGGGTGCTAGAAGTGTATGTGAAACGCACCTTGAGCCTCAACGATGGTCAGATGGACAGCAGGCAGGCGGAGAGGAGATCCCGCAGGTGGGGCACCATGGTGGAAAGCCATAGCAAGCTGGCCGTTCGAAGGGCGTCTAGCGACTCCTCGGTGCACTTGGAGCCTGAAAAGAACTGGGAGGTGGTCTCGGAACAGGATCTCTTCGCCAGCCCTGCAGTTGCCCAGGACGGCTCCATGGAGCGGGGGAAGAAGGACACCAAGACCTCCAAGAAGATGAAGAAGGCATCCTTTTTTAAGAGCTTCATGAACTTGTTTACGAAGAAGGAAGGCGAAGACAAGGAGGACGCGGAGCTCCACCTGGAGGAGACCAGATGCTCCGAACCGCCTCCCACCCCAGAGAGTCCCCCCGCTGCGGTGACGTGTCTGCCCATTCCCCGGCAGGGTCCTGCACATCCCCCTGCTCTCCGTGCAGCCAAATCCCTCAAGAAGAAGAACTCCTTCAAGAGATTTTCTTTCAAGAGGGAGGATGAAGGAAAGGCCAGAGTGCTGAAGAAGCCCTCCTCCCTTGCTCTCAATGTCACTGTGCACAAGCCAGAGG TCATTCCCCCAGTCGCTCCGAACAACGAACCCCGGGTACAGCAGTACTATGAAaagctgtcggaagagatgcagCGGATTGTGAAAGAGGTGAAAGACAGCCCAGATGAGGTGATGGAAAGTGTGACTAGCAGCATTGAGGCGGACTGCACAACTAAGG AAGAAGAAATCATTCAACAGATCGTCAGTTGTCTTCAAAAGAGCGGGGATGACATCAATGGAAAG CTGAAGGAGAGCGCCAGCCTGAGATCTTTCTTCCAGAGTCTGACCTACTCCTCGTTCCGGGAGCTGGCGGATCGCTACGTGGAGACCGAACTCCATGTCGAGAAAACCCCACAGGCACCCCCCCTGGAGCTGGTCAAGTTCGCCGTCACTCTGGACTTCACGGCCAAAGTGGCGGGGATCTGCAACCACACCGTCGGCCGCATCATGGGCTTCGGAAACCAGTACCTACAGGACCGCTTCACCCAGTACAAGAACGGGAGGGCACTG GACTCAAATTTCAACACAACAGACACCATGCAGAGTCCTGACTGA